A portion of the Streptomyces sp. YPW6 genome contains these proteins:
- a CDS encoding S8 family peptidase has protein sequence MDRPVRTLRRLLAVGAGAALLVGAASTAGATASPVPPGGGEGRIVGADRPDAVEGSYIVTLKDSVARSEIPSVARSLSQRHAGQVRSTYTTALRGFSVKMSEEKAERLAADPAVARVEADGAAYATGTQPNPPSYGLDRIDQRNLPLDRSFTYPSDASGVTVYVVDSGVRMSHSDFGGRVTSGYDFIDNDSNASDCHGHGTHVAGTAAGSSYGVAKGAKIVSVRVLNCQGNSGTTWDPVLRGIDWVTKNAKKPAVVNMSVGGGKTQSINDAISNSIASGITWVVAAGNNNADSCQYSPSSTPAAITVGATNSSDARATGWNNGQASNYGTCLDIFAPGDRINSASNAGDSASQSMSGTSMASPHTAGAAALLLAADPSLTPAQVRDKLVADATPDKISDARTGSPNRLLYTGTGGGEDPTDPPGKKFESTAQVQIRDNTTVESPITVTGIDGNAPTDLSVTLDIRHTFRGDLKVELLPPGGGAAVLKNFNSYDSADNVQGTFTVNASSSPANGVWKLRVTDNWVNDTGYINSWSLQF, from the coding sequence GTGGATCGTCCAGTTCGCACCCTGCGGAGACTGCTCGCCGTCGGGGCCGGTGCCGCCCTGCTCGTCGGCGCCGCCTCGACCGCCGGGGCCACGGCCTCGCCCGTACCGCCGGGCGGTGGCGAAGGCCGCATCGTCGGTGCGGACCGCCCCGACGCGGTCGAAGGCTCCTACATCGTCACCCTGAAGGACTCCGTGGCCCGTTCGGAGATACCCTCCGTCGCGCGGTCCCTGTCGCAGCGCCACGCGGGCCAGGTCAGGAGCACCTACACCACCGCCCTGCGCGGCTTCTCGGTGAAGATGAGCGAGGAGAAGGCCGAGCGCCTGGCCGCCGACCCCGCGGTCGCCCGGGTGGAGGCCGACGGCGCGGCGTACGCCACCGGAACCCAGCCCAATCCGCCCAGTTACGGCCTGGACCGCATCGACCAGCGCAACCTGCCGCTGGACAGGAGCTTCACCTACCCGAGCGACGCCTCCGGCGTCACGGTGTACGTCGTCGACTCCGGTGTCCGTATGAGCCACAGCGACTTCGGCGGCCGGGTCACCAGCGGGTACGACTTCATCGACAACGACTCCAACGCCTCGGATTGTCATGGGCATGGCACTCACGTCGCCGGGACCGCCGCGGGCAGCTCCTACGGGGTCGCCAAGGGCGCCAAGATCGTCAGCGTCCGTGTGCTGAACTGTCAGGGCAATTCCGGCACCACCTGGGACCCGGTCCTGCGCGGTATCGACTGGGTCACCAAGAACGCCAAGAAGCCGGCCGTGGTCAACATGAGCGTGGGCGGCGGCAAGACCCAGTCCATCAACGACGCGATCAGCAACTCCATCGCCTCCGGCATCACCTGGGTCGTCGCTGCGGGGAACAACAACGCCGACTCCTGCCAGTACTCGCCCTCGTCCACCCCGGCGGCGATCACGGTCGGCGCCACGAACAGCTCGGACGCCCGTGCCACCGGGTGGAACAACGGCCAGGCCTCCAACTACGGCACCTGCCTCGACATCTTCGCCCCCGGCGACCGCATCAACTCCGCGTCCAACGCGGGCGACAGCGCCAGCCAGTCCATGAGCGGCACCTCCATGGCATCCCCGCACACGGCCGGTGCCGCCGCCCTGCTCCTGGCGGCCGACCCGTCGCTCACCCCCGCCCAGGTCCGGGACAAGCTGGTCGCCGACGCCACCCCGGACAAGATCAGCGACGCCCGCACCGGCTCGCCCAACCGCCTGCTGTACACCGGCACCGGCGGCGGCGAGGACCCCACCGACCCGCCCGGCAAGAAGTTCGAGAGCACCGCACAGGTCCAGATCCGGGACAACACCACCGTCGAGTCCCCCATCACCGTGACCGGCATCGACGGCAACGCCCCCACCGACCTGTCGGTCACCCTCGACATCCGCCACACCTTCCGCGGTGACCTCAAGGTCGAACTCCTGCCGCCGGGCGGCGGCGCCGCCGTCCTGAAGAACTTCAACTCCTACGACAGCGCCGACAACGTCCAGGGCACGTTCACGGTCAACGCCTCCAGCAGCCCCGCCAACGGCGTCTGGAAGCTCCGCGTCACCGACAACTGGGTCAACGACACCGGCTACATCAACTCCTGGTCCCTCCAGTTCTGA
- a CDS encoding metallophosphoesterase produces the protein MTETGDTRSADGAAGGAEREAPPGRLQRLMRFVPLLAPVLLWAVPCWILLHTGQRWPLPVAPAGTALFVLGMAGMPFAMARGHGRRQQDGAAIVGDTLLGVIWVLFTWSVLLGVLLRLTLTVAGVGEGQDRARIVTWAVLGVSAALLARGYAEARRVPRVRRLDVELPRLGTGLDGTRVVLITDTHYGPLDRARWSARVCETVNTLEADLVCHTGDIADGTAERRRAQAAPLGTVRATRARVYVTGNHEYYSEAQGWVDLMDELGWEPLRNRHLLLERGGDTLVVAGVDDVTAESSGLAGHRTDLTEALDGADPALPVLLLAHQPKFIDRAAAHGIDLQLSGHTHGGQIWPFHHLVRVDQPAVAGLSRHGARTLLYTSRGTGFWGPPFRVFAPSEITLLVLRSPREAAPS, from the coding sequence GTGACCGAGACCGGAGACACCCGATCCGCGGACGGCGCGGCAGGCGGCGCGGAGCGGGAAGCACCGCCGGGCCGGCTCCAGCGCCTGATGCGCTTCGTCCCCCTGCTCGCCCCCGTCCTGCTGTGGGCCGTGCCGTGCTGGATCCTCCTGCACACCGGTCAGCGCTGGCCGCTGCCCGTCGCACCGGCCGGCACCGCGCTGTTCGTCCTCGGCATGGCCGGTATGCCGTTCGCGATGGCACGGGGGCACGGCAGGCGTCAGCAGGACGGGGCCGCGATCGTCGGGGACACGCTGCTCGGCGTCATATGGGTCCTGTTCACCTGGTCCGTACTGCTCGGCGTCCTGCTGCGGCTCACCCTGACCGTGGCCGGCGTCGGGGAGGGGCAGGACCGGGCGCGGATCGTCACCTGGGCCGTCCTCGGCGTCTCCGCCGCGCTGCTCGCCCGGGGGTACGCCGAGGCCCGGCGCGTGCCGCGCGTCCGCCGGCTCGACGTGGAACTGCCCCGCCTGGGAACCGGGCTGGACGGCACCCGCGTCGTCCTGATCACCGACACCCACTACGGTCCGCTCGACCGCGCCCGCTGGTCCGCCCGCGTCTGCGAGACGGTGAACACCCTGGAGGCCGACCTCGTCTGCCACACCGGCGACATCGCGGACGGCACGGCAGAACGCCGCCGGGCCCAGGCCGCTCCCCTCGGCACGGTGCGGGCCACCCGGGCCCGGGTCTACGTCACCGGCAACCACGAGTACTACAGCGAGGCCCAGGGCTGGGTCGATCTGATGGACGAACTGGGGTGGGAGCCACTGCGCAACCGCCATCTGCTGCTCGAACGCGGTGGTGACACCCTCGTGGTCGCCGGCGTCGACGACGTCACCGCCGAGTCCTCCGGGCTGGCGGGCCACCGCACCGACCTGACGGAAGCCCTCGACGGCGCCGATCCCGCCCTGCCCGTCCTGCTCCTCGCCCATCAGCCCAAGTTCATCGACCGCGCGGCGGCCCACGGCATCGACCTCCAACTGTCCGGCCACACCCACGGCGGCCAGATCTGGCCCTTCCACCACCTGGTCCGCGTCGACCAGCCGGCCGTCGCGGGGCTCAGCCGCCACGGTGCGCGGACCTTGCTCTA